A stretch of DNA from Arachis hypogaea cultivar Tifrunner chromosome 19, arahy.Tifrunner.gnm2.J5K5, whole genome shotgun sequence:
tcgcttatctgaaattcctaccaatgatttacataagtacctctatccctatcttattaattattattcgaaaacaccattatccatttatatctgcctgactgagatttacaaggtgaccatagcttgcttcataccaacaatctccatgggattcgacccttactcacgtaaggtattacttggacgacccagtgcacttgctggttagtggtacgagttgtgaaaagtgtgattcacaatttgtgcaccaatatTGTtataatataattaggatcaattagtattatttagtatatctgaatatttattataggtgattatgtctttattattacgattctcttagtacctataaatactctttatattgtatcattttagACAATTTGAATAGACAACTTAGACACAACTCAATAATATACCATCATTTTTTCAGTTTAGTcttttgtttctaacatggtatcaaagccatggtatcctccttgaagaggataaGTTGTTTTCCTTGCGGTGAAATTACCgtagtttttgcattttttttctatgccattcttcttttccttttgtcaCCCCTTTGATGTTTTTTCACCTCACAGACTAGCTTATTTTCTCTGTCTTGTATTTTTTCGAGtcgaatgatcaaacaccattgtcatccgctgcttacctattctcatgaagaaatcatatagttttcgctctctttcggcagttccgtctgcgttctcttgtctgcgttctctcgtggcagtttcgtctgcgtTCTCTcatggcagttccatctgcgttctTCCGTTTGTGTTctcttgtggcagttccgtcGGTGTTTTCCCGTGGCAGTTCCATCTGTGTTTCGTCGGTGTttccttgtggcagttccgtctgcgtttcttTCTGGGAGTTCCGTGTGCACTTCCTTTAGATAGTGAcaattccgtctgcgcttccttcagacaagggGCAGTTCCGTATGCGCTTCCTTCCGACAAGCgtcagttccgtctgcgcttcctagTTCCTTCAGAtagcggcagttccatctgcgctttctttcggcagttccgtctgcatccgcagcagttccatctgcgcttcaTTCTGACAGCGGCAGTTTTGTCTGTGCTTTCTTCCAGCAGTTCCGTCTGCATCCGTTCTAttagtttatgcatttttttatttcgttgtattaatttttaaataagtttcaaactcaagttgtcacttgagtttgagggggatgttagaatataattaggatcaattagtattatttagtatatctgaatatttattataggtgattacgtctttattattacgattctcttagtacctataaatatcctTTATATTATATCATTCTAGACAACTTAAATAAACAATTTAGACACAACTCAATAATATACCATCATTTTTTCAGTTTAATCTTTTGTTTCTAACATATATTATCACGTTGATGTACTATATATGCACCCATGATATATAAAAAAGGAATAAGTTTGAATATAACATGATACAATACAATACACGGGATCTCTTATGATAATGTTCTATATGCTTTTGTCCACAGAACAGAGTGCATGTGGCACGCATAGTAACCCCTCTTGAACTTTTCCCCTCAATACACAAGTCTCCACCGAATTGGCCCCCTTGAAAATTATCTTAAAagtaatttaaaaagaataacaTATTTTCATCTTATAAATACCATAGGATTTCGGAGTCCCATCTACAACAGCAGAACTAAACACCAATTCGTATCATATCTCCGATAATCCCAAAAAACCTTAAAATGTCTGCCACACTAAAATCTCTCCTCCAAATTGGTGGTGGTGAGAATGAGCACAACCCATTAACCATGTCCGATGAGCAAATCTTGGAGCAGATTTACTCAACCCATGTCCACACTGACACCAAGTTTGATGTGGACTCACTTTTCACCCTAGTTGAAAACACCCTTAGACGCTCAACACAAATTGTTGACAATGTTGTTCAGGtttatattcatatattataatttattattaatttgttttattgtttgtttTATATATGTTCTCTCTTCCATTGTCCTCTTCtcatattaattttgttatttttataaacGCTTGTAAATAAATTTTTACAGGGTTCCCAAGCAAGCGTGGAGAACATAGATGACAAAACCCCCCAACCCAATTTCAACTCACCACTTTGTACCCTCAAGCAGATTTCTTCGGAGGTCATAATCCAAAATTAAACTGCTTAATTACagtattaattaaataaacaGCAAAATAAAAGCTAAAATCGTTACTACTTAGTTGGAAttagattaaaatataaaaatatgaaaatatagtGACTTACTATAATAATTATATACCATGGAACAGATGGCATGCAAGCCACCGGGTGAGGAAATTGCTCACAAGACTACACTTGCCATCCTCAACAAGCTCTCAAACTATGAGTGGGATGCAAAAGCGGTTCTCACTCTCGCCGCCTTTTCGCTCGAATACGGCGAGTTCTGGCTGCTGGCTCAACAGCAGCCAGTAGATCTTTTGGCCAAGTCAATAGCTGTACTGAAAAGAGTACCGCTATTGGCAAGGCCTGCTGCGGTGCAAAAGCACCGGCAAGCCATCATTGAGCTAAACAATTTGGTGAAAACAACATTGCAAGTGATTGAGTTAATCTTTGAGTTGGAGAAGCTCTCCACTTATGATCACAAGGATGTGCCTGATTTAGAGCCTGCCGTTGAGCAAATTCCTGTTGATGTGTATTGGGCCATCATCACCATAGTTGCAATTGTTACTCAGATTGATTGCCTCACCACTGAATCGTaagtaattatttaattttaattaattacctAAACCCCACCAAACTCTAATTCTATTGACAAGAAGACTAGTTGCATGCAATTTAATTAGCATATGGATATAatttatgataaaataaatataggtaatacCTGATGGTCACACTTTATAGGACaagatttgatttatttttttcctaTTGGTTTATATGTTGATTTCTTTAGAGAGCACAAACAAGAACTGTCCCACTATGGTCAAAAGATCAATATCATCCTCAGCAAATTGAGGAAGCAAATCACGCTGTGCAGACAGCAGATAAGTAAGTATACCAATACCATATATAAcgattatttttcattttttaaagatttttctcAGAAttgaaagtaaaagtaaaatttcttttattatcttttaaaatattcCAATTCCATACAATATCTTAAGCTGAATTTACTTTTTTTAAGAGGGAAAAAGGATTATTATTGGAGCTGTGAATAAGAAGCAAATTAGGTGATTTATATGTTGTGCTTGTATCTTTAATTTCAGATGAGGCAAAATACATCCAATCGCTGAGGAAAATGTTCAAAACCCCCACTGAAATAACAGAGGTGATTAAGTTCCTGATTTTCGCAAACGATGCCCCACAGCCACTGTTTGATGGTGCCACCAAGACAACGGTTAGTAGTTATATAATCTTtatgtatatttaaaaaaaatgttaagtggttgttcttattattattgtcttatatttaaattaatatcgaaactttttatactaaaatattaatttctagcatttttattatttttaatattaaaagtaattgataaaaaatataaaaagtaatttacaGAACAAAGTGTAAACATTAATTCTTACTTATGGCTTGTTTACTCCTAGTCTCCTACACATAAAAGCGTTTAAATTTGTCGTATTAGTTGTGTGTATATATCTAGTATCTACTACCATATATTCCTTAAAAAAATGTGTGACAGCTTTATGTTTatgtgtatgtatatgtatacgtACATAGAAATATTAgttgtcttttaatttttaatttttagttatttttaatatttattattatttttttaaaattaaataaaaaataatatttaaaaaatatttagttgaACTGATACTAATAAGTAATTAAGTATAATAGCAAAAAATTTTTCCTTAGTTCTTTGATGCGATGGACAAGCTACGTGGATGGACGAGTTGCTTCATCTCGGTGAAAATGACCATAGATGATTAGATGTCACTAGGTCAAAAGTTATTCGATCCAAAATTATTAGGTTAATGCCCGTACTCTAAAATGAACGCACTTAAAATTGAGTTTGACCCCACTTATGAATAAAGTGGCCATGATAACAATAACGCCAAAAAAGTCAATAGAGTGTGTATAAAGCAAAAGTATATATTTCTTTACTGCCCCCTGCCTTCGAAGAGGAGTGTTACCTtcagtatttttaataaattttggtcggtatttaattattaaaaaaattgaaaatatttttaaattattaaatataattttatattattaaaaatattattaataattaattgataactaaaaataataaaatttgctgGTCTCCTCAACTTTTTCACTCCTGAAAATATGAGGTGTACCTCCTTATTATAGTTTCTTACTTTAttgtctttttaaatttttatatgcatATCAGTGATGAttgtataataatttaataaatattcacATACATGCTTTTTAGATaattaataatatcttttcttaattgatgctttcttattatttatatttatatcctTACCATTGTATTACATAGGCTTTATTATATACACATATCCATATCCTGTGTCATACACTCATATACTCTAAATAGTTAAAGTTCATTATCCTATACGGTGTAGGCAAAATAAATAACCATCAGAAGTGACCAGAAGACTAGATATTTCTAGAGATTACAACTGTAAATTCCTCCAGCACAGTGGACACAATTATTGCGCATTTCCTTGCTTTTGTGGtccttaattaatttttattattcatcaatataataattaatttgttgcGATATGTATAGGTTGACATCAGTGTGCTAAAAAAGAAGAACGTGTACCTGTTCATCTCCACTCTAGACATCACCGAAGAAGAAATTTCAATACTCAAACCCGTTTATGATTATTCAATCAAAACCAACGACCAATACAAGATTGTGTGGATTCCAATTGTGGAGGAGTGGAATGAGCAGGCACGCAAGAAATTTGATTCTCTAAAAATCAAGATGCCATGGTTAGTGGTGCAACAATTTGGAACCATAACAGGGTACAAGTACATTAAAGAAGAGTGGCAATTCAAGAAGAAGCCCATGGTTGTTGTGTTAAGCACTCAATCAAAGGTGCTTCACACAAACGCATTCCATTTGATTCATGCTTATGGAATCAAAGCATTCCCCTTTACAAAATCGGATGAAGAGAGGATTCACAACGAACTTCATTGGGTTAACTCTGTTGTTTCCAACACTAGGAACCCCGTCCTAGAATCTTGGGTAAGTGTACATGCTTTATGTATACACACAAGACACAATCCATTAGAATATTTccaatttggttaattaattaaaaatcatgctgtatttacataatatattaacCAACACATTAGTTAttcctataaaatatatactgaaaataaattaaataatatatatatttatacataaatatataataattaatttaatgatttttttcacatagtattttttattaactaattaagacTTTTATCCATGCATTATTTTGTCTTTTAAATCTAAACACTATTTGACATTAAAATTGGctttaaaaaggtattttttaaaaataatatcataGAAGAATTTTAAATTGAGTtcaattaagaatttaattttttaaaaattatttcttactttaattaaattttaatttttaaatcctaAATATTAACTTCAAACTCTAAATCCTCcccaaaataagaattaaaaaaataattttataattaaaagttaaaactaaattaataataaaaaaattaaaagtttgttacttattcttaatttttttaataatacttttttttaatgacAAAGACACTCTCATGAAAAGCAGATCAAAGAGCAAAAGTACATATTCTTCTATGGAGGCAAAGACAAAGAGTGGATCCAAGAGTTCACAAAATACGCAAGCGCGCTCACAAACGACGCCACCATAAAGCAA
This window harbors:
- the LOC112775988 gene encoding protein SIEVE ELEMENT OCCLUSION B yields the protein MSATLKSLLQIGGGENEHNPLTMSDEQILEQIYSTHVHTDTKFDVDSLFTLVENTLRRSTQIVDNVVQGSQASVENIDDKTPQPNFNSPLCTLKQISSEMACKPPGEEIAHKTTLAILNKLSNYEWDAKAVLTLAAFSLEYGEFWLLAQQQPVDLLAKSIAVLKRVPLLARPAAVQKHRQAIIELNNLVKTTLQVIELIFELEKLSTYDHKDVPDLEPAVEQIPVDVYWAIITIVAIVTQIDCLTTESEHKQELSHYGQKINIILSKLRKQITLCRQQINEAKYIQSLRKMFKTPTEITEVIKFLIFANDAPQPLFDGATKTTVDISVLKKKNVYLFISTLDITEEEISILKPVYDYSIKTNDQYKIVWIPIVEEWNEQARKKFDSLKIKMPWLVVQQFGTITGYKYIKEEWQFKKKPMVVVLSTQSKVLHTNAFHLIHAYGIKAFPFTKSDEERIHNELHWVNSVVSNTRNPVLESWIKEQKYIFFYGGKDKEWIQEFTKYASALTNDATIKQANITIELFNVEKEDKNFLSRFWSGIESLFVTKAHKTVDDAVTKEVQKMLSYKNETGWALLSKGSSVVLSGHGSTILKTVAEFEKWKEVVVKKGFEFSFKEYHEKIVRTTHRCSHLEIPNVAGKLPETIKCPDCPNTMEIYISYKCCHNGNTTTNAIH